A single genomic interval of Danio aesculapii chromosome 5, fDanAes4.1, whole genome shotgun sequence harbors:
- the tek gene encoding tyrosine-protein kinase receptor Tie-2 — protein MCLLDSCTALLLLGCWISGSAVRISDVTLVNPDPVVLPLTAPSLLCVSSDWTSGGSVLALGQEFPHPQGSLLALGQEFPHTMPRPHPAAATVTWSTRNHAFGAFYCQIRNSTGSKIYTYKMLQEAAFLPESLTITVNQGENVNISYSRRAKSAEDTVIHKNGHFEHSSPKEDISDIIHYPVTNAKAESHAGIYAIRYISAAPSSAAITRLIVRSCRAGLWGPNCTESCPRCANGGVCDDTTGECVCPPGFRGHTCDTVCGSGRFGPSCKERCVDGVCRALVFCLRDPYGCSCASGWRGLSCNEACPDGYYGAGCTQKCVCARGKCDRFKGCVEAGEHVCVCVCAESRPVISRLSDVEINTGVELSVYCSASGRPAPLHGEITLITANRTTVCAVDTHTVNDQSTSVFRVQQMSVSSAGRWRCQVNNTHTQVEEEFTVEVKVPPRPQNPPVLQGSGPHHLLLLLNTEPYSGDGPLATTTLLYRPASAQTWSSVTARGPLVRLDNLYPMTHYLTQVQLSRPGPGGAGQLGPAATFSTQVLELPMGVKLSAVSQTALLLSWDTALAEQRCTYEVSCLQAGAPGTLRTFQLPSNSSAVHLSDLKPRHKYQCTVRSNCGVGQNHPSASAWTLSDPELPPPPVNISIWNISDTSAVLTWAVAEGESVSRAVIRFQQVEQAQYRQQVELPVQPQQLHMRFQLQGLRPDTRYQLQLWTVNNMGESVESPPISLMTLPQQESSALFAAHGHLLLYAILGSAGMTCGTVLLAFCIVLQLKRNTLQRRIHSILREEPAVHFSSAPPPHRRSAVVSRSLVFPALQWSDIQFQDVLGEGNFGQVLKARIRKDGLRMDAAVKRMKDYASQDDHRDFAGELEVLCRLGPHTNIIHLLGACEHRGYLYLAIEFAPHGNLLDFLRKSRVLETDPAFAIAHCTASTLSSQQLLAFSADVARGMSYLSQKQFIHRDLAARNVLVGENFVAKIADFGLSRGQEVYVKKTMGRLPVRWMAIESLNYSVYTTNSDVWSYGVLLWEVVSLGGTPYCGMTCAELYEKLPLGFRLEKPLNCDDEVYELMQQCWKEKPFERPSFSQILLSLGRMLEERKTYVNTTLYEKFTYAGIDCSAEEAG, from the exons ATGTGTCTGCTGGACTCCTGCACTGCTCTGCTGCTGCTCGGCTGCTGGATCTCAG GCAGTGCTGTCCGCATCTCAGACGTGACTTTGGTGAACCCTGACCCGGTGGTGTTGCCTCTGACCGCTCCATCTCTCCTGTGTGTCAGCAGTGACTGGACCTCAGGCGGGTCAGTGCTGGCTTTGGGTCAGGAGTTCCCCCATCCGCAGGGGTCATTGCTGGCTCTGGGTCAGGAGTTTCCCCATACGATGCCCCGCCCACACCCCGCCGCCGCTACTGTCACCTGGAGCACCCGCAACCATGCCTTCGGGGCCTTCTACTGCCAGATCAGAAACTCTACTGGCAGTAAAATCTACACCTACAAGATGCTCCAAGAAG CTGCGTTCCTGCCCGAGTCTCTGACCATCACCGTAAACCAGGGAGAAAACGTCAACATCTCCTACAGCAGGAGGGCGAAATCAGCAGAGGACACGGTCATACATAAGAACG GTCATTTTGAACACTCGTCCCCTAAAGAGGATATCTCAGACATCATCCACTACCCAGTGACCAACGCTAAAGCTGAGAGTCACGCAGGAATATATGCTATACGCTACATCTCTGCAGCGCCGTCCAGCGCCGCCATCACACGGCTGATCGTCAGGA GCTGTAGAGCGGGTCTCTGGGGGCCCAACTGCACTGAGTCGTGTCCGCGCTGTGCTAACGGCGGTGTGTGCGACGACACCACAGGAGAGTGTGTTTGTCCTCCAGGATTTAGAGGACACACCTGTGacacag TGTGTGGTTCGGGCCGGTTCGGGCCCAGCTGTAAGGAGCGCTGTGTGGACGGTGTGTGTCGCGCTCTGGTGTTCTGCCTCAGAGACCCGTACGGCTGCTCCTGCGCATCTGGATGGAGAGGCTTGAGCTGCAACGAgg cctGTCCGGATGGTTATTACGGCGCTGGGTGTacacagaagtgtgtgtgtgcaagaggcAAGTGCGACCGCTTCAAAGGATGTGTGGAAGCAGGTGAGca tgtgtgtgtgtgtgtgtgtgcagagagcAGGCCTGTGATCAGCCGTCTCAGTGATGTGGAGATAAACACTGGTGTGGAGTTGTCAGTGTACTGCTCTGCGTCCGGCCGACCCGCTCCACTGCACGGAGAAATAACCTTGATCACCGCCAACAGAACcactgtctgt gcagtggacacacacacagtgaatgaTCAGTCGACGTCAGTGTTCAGAGTGCAGCAGATGAGTGTGTCGTCTGCGGGCCGCTGGCGCTGTCAggtgaacaacacacacacgcaggtgGAGGAAGAGTTCACTGTGGAGGTCAAAG tgccGCCACGGCCCCAGAATCCTCCGGTCCTGCAGGGCAGTGGGCCCCAtcacctgctgctgctgctcaaCACGGAACCCTACAGTGGCGACGGACCGCTCGCCACCACCACACTCCTGTACCGGCCTGCCAGCGCACAGACATGGAGCAGcgtcacag CGCGAGGCCCGCTGGTGCGGCTGGACAACCTTTACCCCATGACCCACTACCTGACCCAGGTACAGCTCAGCCGCCCTGGCCCTGGAGGAGCAGGACAGCTTGGACCTGCAGCCACTTTCTCCACACAGGTGCTCG AGCTGCCGATGGGTGTGAAGCTGTCGGCTGTCAGCCAGACCGCACTGCTGCTGTCCTGGGACACCGCTCTGGCTGAGCAGCGCTGCACCTATGAGGTCTCCTGTCTGCAGGCCGGTGCTCCAGGAACACTGAGGACCTTCCAGCTGCCGTCAAACTCCTCCGCTGTGCATCTGAGCGATCTGAAACCCAGACACAAATACCAGTGTACAGTGAGGAGCAACTGCGGCGTGGGACAGAACCATCCCTCCGCCAGCGCCTGGACACTCAGCGACC CAGAGCTTCCTCCTCCACCGGTCAACATCTCCATCTGGAACATCAGCGATACCTCTGCCGTCCTCACCTGGGCTGTGGCGGAGGGCGAGTCTGTGTCCAGAGCCGTGATCCGCTTCCAGCAGGTGGAGCAGGCGCAGTACAGACAGCAAGTGGAGCTCCCGGTGCAGCCACAGCAGCTGCACATGCGCTTCCAGCTCCAGGGCCTGAGGCCCGACACCAGATACCAGCTGCAGCTGTGGACGGTCAATAACATGGGGGAGAGTGTGGAGAGTCCACCGATCAGCCTAATGACACTGCCACAGCAGGAGAGCTCAG CGCTGTTCGCGGCTCATGGACACCTGCTCCTCTATGCTATCCTGGGGTCCGCCGGCATGACCTGCGGCACTGTCCTGCTGGCCTTCTGCATCGTCCTGCAGCTCAAGAGGAACACACTGCAGCGGCGCATCCACAGCATACTG AGGGAGGAGCCGGCGGTGCATTTCAGCTCAGCTCCGCCCCCTCACAGGCGCTCGGCGGTGGTCAGCCGCTCTCTGGTGTTCCCGGCGCTGCAGTGGAGTGATATCCAGTTCCAGGACGTACTTGGGGAGGGAAACTTCGGGCAGGTGCTGAAGGCGCGCATCAGGAAGGACGGGCTGAGGATGGATGCGGCCGTCAAGAGAATGAAAG ATTACGCCTCTCAGGACGACCACCGAGACTTCGCCGGGGAGCTGGAGGTGCTGTGCAGACTGGGCCCACACACCAACATCATACACCTGCTGGGAGCCTGCGAACACAGag GTTACCTGTATCTGGCAATCGAGTTCGCTCCTCATGGGAACCTGCTGGACTTCCTGCGCAAGAGTCGTGTACTGGAGACGGACCCGGCCTTCGCTATCGCCCACTGCACCGCCAGCACACTCTCCTCACAGCAGCTGCTGGCCTTCAGTGCAGACGTGGCCCGCGGGATGAGTTACCTGAGTCAGAAAcag TTCATACACAGAGACCTAGCGGCTCGAAACGTCCTGGTGGGAGAAAACTTTGTGGCGAAGATCGCAGACTTCGGGCTGTCCAGAGGTCAGGAGGTGTACGTCAAGAAGACCATG gGGCGTCTGCCAGTGCGATGGATGGCAATCGAGTCGCTTAACTACAGTGTATACACCACCAACAGTGACGt GTGGTCGTACGGTGTTCTGCTGTGGGAAGTGGTCAGTTTAG GAGGAACGCCGTACTGCGGGATGACCTGTGCTGAACTCTATGAGAAGCTGCCGTTGGGCTTCAGGCTGGAGAAACCACTGAACTGTGACGACGaggt ttatgAGCTGATGCAGCAGTGCTGGAAGGAGAAGCCATTCGAGAGGCCGTCATTCTCTCAGATCCTGCTGTCGTTGGGCCGCATGCTGGAGGAGCGCAAG ACATATGTCAACACTACGCTGTATGAGAAGTTCACCTACGCAGGAATCGACTGCTCCGCGGAGGAGGCTGGCTGA